Proteins found in one Brachyspira murdochii DSM 12563 genomic segment:
- a CDS encoding fibronectin type III domain-containing protein translates to MRYIGIFIAFILFCTVNLNAAVINVFSDTNNVYYSSLDNITNSFILNNGNSDEVSNDMTLIFERTILGSSYFHGLSYSSDIKYIAGANGGKAVFFPNIRSYVKIDHYLDSSDDVSMSSFTFEFYLNPYRVRMNSKVLSKMAIYNDNGVTKYAGIRANIINGRLVWQFNNLFSYNGQYTNVTLSGGEYLKENEWRHHSVSFDASTGKLVKYIDGLEEEVIYLTSTGDRNGSPYVAEFENIKLDPLYLGQGFIGGLDSFYFTPDYKQDFNLYRYSSNGEIISRVIDFEDKNTFIDSINYTGSYTNGCYIDLYYRTSDYYFAPDDSNIAWQYLDNNTNYMTSNVRYLQIRAVLNSNADRNITPILNNVDISYHKGRLPQIPVNLTATAVNNNSVMLRWDSVHEDVVGYKIYYGTKPGVYNDAEYTPIQIGNQTEYYIEGLNTNEVYYFTITAIGGEGGNIESGFSKEVYVRPVH, encoded by the coding sequence GTGCGTTATATAGGTATTTTTATAGCGTTTATTTTATTTTGTACAGTCAATCTAAATGCGGCTGTTATTAATGTTTTTTCAGATACAAATAATGTTTATTACAGTTCATTAGATAATATTACTAATAGTTTTATATTAAATAACGGTAATTCAGATGAAGTATCAAACGATATGACATTAATATTTGAGAGAACTATTTTAGGCTCTTCATATTTTCATGGATTAAGCTACAGTTCAGATATAAAATATATAGCTGGTGCTAATGGCGGAAAGGCTGTATTTTTTCCAAATATTAGGTCTTATGTGAAAATAGATCATTATTTAGATAGTTCTGATGATGTTTCTATGTCAAGTTTTACTTTTGAATTTTATTTAAATCCTTATAGAGTAAGAATGAATTCTAAAGTGCTTTCAAAGATGGCTATATATAATGATAATGGTGTTACAAAATATGCAGGTATAAGAGCAAATATTATTAATGGCAGATTAGTTTGGCAGTTTAATAATTTGTTTTCTTATAATGGTCAGTATACAAATGTTACTTTATCAGGAGGAGAGTACTTAAAGGAAAATGAATGGAGACATCATAGTGTTAGTTTTGATGCTTCTACAGGAAAATTAGTAAAATATATAGACGGACTTGAAGAAGAAGTTATATATTTAACAAGTACAGGGGATAGAAACGGATCTCCTTATGTTGCTGAATTTGAAAATATCAAATTAGATCCTCTATATTTAGGACAAGGTTTTATAGGAGGCTTAGATTCTTTTTATTTTACCCCTGATTATAAACAGGATTTTAATTTATATAGATATTCATCAAACGGAGAAATAATAAGCAGAGTTATAGATTTTGAAGATAAAAATACATTTATAGACTCTATAAATTATACAGGAAGTTATACGAATGGCTGCTATATAGACCTTTATTATAGAACTTCAGATTATTATTTTGCTCCAGATGATAGTAATATAGCCTGGCAGTATTTAGATAATAATACTAATTATATGACATCTAATGTAAGATATCTTCAGATAAGAGCTGTATTGAATAGCAATGCTGATAGAAATATAACCCCTATATTGAACAATGTTGATATTTCCTATCATAAAGGAAGACTTCCTCAGATACCTGTTAATTTAACAGCAACAGCTGTTAATAATAATTCTGTTATGTTAAGATGGGATAGTGTTCATGAAGATGTTGTAGGCTATAAAATATATTACGGTACAAAACCCGGAGTTTATAATGATGCTGAATATACTCCTATACAGATAGGAAATCAGACTGAATACTATATAGAAGGACTTAATACGAATGAGGTTTATTATTTTACTATAACCGCTATAGGCGGAGAAGGCGGGAATATAGAGAGCGGTTTTTCTAAAGAAGTTTATGTCAGACCAGTTCATTAA
- a CDS encoding tetratricopeptide repeat protein, which produces MSTNTKAMKLSNLAEELLKKGVNEEAIEALKRSMRLSTSEDMKSYLQVAVSLFENGDYEHAKIFLNTFLEYWMAAEAYFILGAIAKKEYRLQEAFELYRKGITLYTSQNLDPYYEFLSLCTMLKEEDKGLEAAKNVLKINSKDRVALVYMANYFFRNELYKEAMNFYKILVDNNLADHNDYHYYGVCLHEIKDYKRAENMYLQALAMYPADTPEILALKNLRSKSLKDNYPNLEESKAKYTKKIKENPDSSSYFHLGNIEFINGNYEKAAEFYSKAKEVYEEKVCVS; this is translated from the coding sequence GTGTCTACTAATACTAAAGCAATGAAATTAAGTAATCTTGCAGAGGAACTTTTAAAGAAAGGAGTAAATGAAGAAGCTATCGAGGCTTTAAAAAGAAGTATGAGATTAAGTACTTCTGAAGATATGAAGTCGTATTTACAGGTAGCTGTTTCCTTATTTGAAAACGGCGATTATGAACATGCTAAAATATTTTTAAACACTTTCTTGGAATATTGGATGGCAGCTGAAGCATATTTTATTTTGGGAGCTATTGCCAAAAAAGAATACAGACTTCAAGAGGCTTTTGAACTTTATAGAAAAGGTATTACACTATATACTTCTCAGAATCTTGATCCTTATTATGAGTTTTTGTCTTTATGTACTATGCTTAAAGAAGAAGACAAAGGATTGGAAGCTGCCAAAAATGTACTTAAAATTAATTCAAAAGACAGAGTTGCTTTGGTTTATATGGCTAATTACTTTTTTAGAAATGAACTTTATAAAGAGGCTATGAACTTTTATAAAATATTAGTAGATAATAATTTGGCTGACCATAATGATTATCATTATTACGGTGTATGCCTTCATGAAATTAAAGATTATAAAAGAGCTGAAAATATGTATTTGCAGGCTTTGGCTATGTATCCTGCTGATACTCCGGAAATTCTTGCTCTTAAAAACCTTAGAAGCAAAAGTTTAAAAGATAATTATCCTAATTTGGAAGAAAGCAAAGCTAAATATACTAAAAAAATAAAAGAAAATCCTGATTCTAGTTCTTATTTCCATTTAGGCAATATTGAATTTATTAATGGAAATTATGAAAAAGCTGCAGAGTTTTACTCTAAAGCTAAAGAAGTTTATGAAGAGAAAGTCTGCGTATCTTAA